CGGGAAAACTCTGTTAAATGATTGATTAAACACTAACTGGTCATTATTTAGTTGCTCAGGTGAGCCTATGGCTGCAGTAGTGATGTTTAAATCATTAAAccgatgagagagagagagagaagagctcATGCTGCCAAAAACATGTCGTCTCTGAGCAACACTGAGGGGAGAGGCAGGATGACTCAACCATCGTAAAGGTTGTAAATATTAGATCTGGGCTTCCCCTCCTCACCGGAAGAATAGTATTACTTTGAGTGCTGTAGGTCGTAGTTTGATTATTCTTTGTAGAAGCAGTGCAAACTTTGAAGCTTGCAAATGCAAATGAACTCATATTAATCCATAATACATGTAATAAGAAAGTTTGCATGGTGTACCATAATTAATTTCTACTCTCAAATATCACTCCAGTAATATTAGTATATTTTCTAGGGAATAAAATGATGAAACACAACACCCGTCTGTAGCAGTGGAtcagaagcttttattttgaagtagtTTATTTCAAATTGACTCTATGATTAGCACAAATCATTTCTAATGCTGTACTCTTTTCACAGTGCACACTAATATGCATTTGTAATATCAGCAACAAGCATCTTGAAATACACACAATTATGAAAATATATAACACATATAACAATGTTTTCAGTGCAAGCATTTGCTACAGATGTGCTTAAGGCGGGAACACTTCTTTCAGACTTCTCTTCAGATGTGAATGCAAACGTTCGAATGCCTCCTGAACCACAAACTCACGGTTCCTGTAAGTTAAAAGAACAAACATCAATCAAAATGAGAGGGCCACTGGTGATTATAACCTATGTAAAAtatcagtgtgtgaccttttttttgtgtcacCTCTTTCTTGTTGCACGTTCCAAACACGGTGCCAATGAGGCCATTGATTATCTGCATGGCAAGGAGCAACCCCTGCAGGCAGCTGGCTATGAGCAGAGTAAGAAACAGCGCGGTGTTGAACAGCACCACATTCTTTGGCTCTTTGCACTCCGCCCACGACTTGAGGTTAGTCAGGTAGGTCGAATTACTGTGTAAAGGGAAGAGGCTCATGAGCAACCAGAACTTATCTAACAAGTGTCAGTTGTTGCTGTTTCTGCTTGTCACCTGCTTTGGAAAAGTCTCTTCCAGTCGCCGCTGTCATTTTTGCAGAGTGGCCCATTTGTCAAGCCAAGTAATGCCGCAATGAAGCTGTACACAGCACCCGCCACGCCCAGTGCAGCAAATATAATTGAGAGGAACATCTGCCAGAGTTAAATGAAAAGTCATAAGAATTTCTATTGTAGTTTGAGACATTGAACATTAACACTGAATTCTATATTAAGCTGTTCTTAATATTTCACCTTTGTTCTTCTAACATTTGTGGGACACCATCGGTAAAAGTGTTATTTATGAGTTTAAGAAAGAAAGGCAAATCAGATGTCCAATGCCATTTCTATCTCCTAGCACCTTCCTTACCTCCTTCTATTGCATTGTATATTGACAAAACTACAGGCTGATGCTCCAACATATctctacttcttcttcttcttctttcagctgctctgtttAGGGGTCACCATAGCAgatcacctgcctccatctcaccctattcctagcatcctcctctgtcacaccaaccctttgCCATGTCCTCCTTAACTACATTCACAAACCTCCTG
The window above is part of the Archocentrus centrarchus isolate MPI-CPG fArcCen1 chromosome 14, fArcCen1, whole genome shotgun sequence genome. Proteins encoded here:
- the LOC115792338 gene encoding transmembrane 4 L6 family member 1-like yields the protein MCTGRCSRIIAITLYPMVLLSIICNIVLFFPDLNIKYVKEQHITEEVKYMGGVIGGGLLVLMSALSIHLTGEHGCCANRLGMFLSIIFAALGVAGAVYSFIAALLGLTNGPLCKNDSGDWKRLFQSSNSTYLTNLKSWAECKEPKNVVLFNTALFLTLLIASCLQGLLLAMQIINGLIGTVFGTCNKKEEP